The following is a genomic window from Sporocytophaga myxococcoides DSM 11118.
GCAATATATGCATGTGGAGATACAACAATGACCAGAACATTGACAATTGTGGAAACACCTCCAACACCAGCAATTAAAGATACCATCATATGCGACCCAATTACCTACAAACTGGATGCAACATTAAGCGGGCCTGGCTTATCCTACCTATGGAATACAGGATCAACATCTTCCTTTATTAATACAGACACATCTGGTACATTTATAGTGGAAGTCAGTCGGGCAGGGTGTATAAACACCGCTACAGCTACTGTTACCTTTGCGCCTGTTATCCCATTCGACTTAGGGGGTGATAAAACTTTATGTGCAGGCGACTCAATTCAACTGGATGCACAAAACCCAGGATTAACTCATACATGGTCTACCGGAGCTACCAGTCAAAGTATAGTGGTAAAGACTTCAGGGATTTACGCTGCAACAGTTAGCAATAATGGTTTATGTCAAAAATCAGATCAGATAAATATTACCTTTATCACTCCACCTATTGTTTCATTAGGTCCGGACACGACCTTTTGTGAAGGATCAAATCCCGTGTTAGACGCTGGAGTTGTGCCTTCAGGATTTCAATATAAGTGGTCAACCAATGAAATTAACCGGCAGATTCATCCAACAACATCAGGTACATACAGTGTAGCCATATATCGTGATCAATGCCAAAGAAGCGATACAATCAATATTGAATTTGAAGAGGCTCCAGATGTCAGTTTAAATCCAACTTATGCACTGTGTAGTGAAAACGGGGATTCTGTGCTTCTTGATGGAGGAATAGCAGATAGTTATCTTTGGCTTCCTGGAGGACAGACAACTCAATCAATAACTGTATTTACAGAGGGCATATATTACTTGACAGCCAAAAGCGAACATGGATGCGAAAATACAGTCAATACATTAGTTCAGGATATCTGTGAAGCAAGGGTCTTTGTCCCTAATATATTCTCACCAAATGATGATGGAAACAATGATGAATTCAGAATTTCAGGAGCCAACATCATCTCTTTTAGACTCGAAATATTTGACCAATGGGGAGAATTGATCTTTGTATCAAATTCAATGGAAAATTCCTGGAATGGAGAGTATAGAGGAAAAACTGTACAGGAAGGTGCATATGTCTGGAAACTCACTTATGCTGGAGAAAGCATTAGCGGAACTAAAAGCCAGACAAAAACTGGAGATGTGACAGTGCTAAGATAATTGAGAAAATCGAATTAAATCAATTATTAACATAGCCGCCACACACCAGTTAGGAATGAATACACTTTTCATCATTAAAATTTAACAAATGCAAATAGAAAGTTTTTTTGATAAAGGTCTGGCACAGCTCACCTACGCTATTATAAGTGAAGGAGAAATAGCCCTTATAGATCCAGCAAGGGACCCATCTCCTTTTTTTCATTTAGAAAATAAATATAATGCCAAAATCAAAGCTGTCATTGAAACTCATCCTCATGCTGATTTCATAAGCAGTCATGGAGAATTTTCTTTGCATCAGGTAAAAATCTATGCAAGTAAATTATCAGAAGTCAATTATGAGCATGTGACCTTTGATGATGGTGATGAGATAAAAATCGGGGCAATAAAATTAAGAGCTATCAATACGCCTGGCCACTCTCCTGACAGCATTTCAGTGTTGCTTGAAGATGAAACAGAAAATCCCTATGCGATATTTACAGGAGACACACTCTTTATTGGTGATGTAGGAAGGCCTGATTTAAGAGAGAATTCTAAGGACAGTGCAACATTAAAAGAAAAACTGGCAGGTAAATTATATCACTCGCTTCATGATAAAATATTAAAATTACCGGATAACATAATCATATTTCCTGCACATGGCCCCGGCTCTCTCTGTGGAAAATCAATGAGTGACAACCTTTCCGACACGCTTGGCAATCAAAGAAAAGAAAATTACGCTCTTCAATCCATGAGTGAGTCACAGTTTATAAAACTTATTCTGGCTAACCAGCCATTTATTCCGAAATATTTCACATACGATGTTCTCATAAACAAACTTGGGGCTCCTAGACTAAGTGAAAGTATTGAAAAAGTTAAATACATAGAAAGCATCAATGAAATTGTGACTGATGCTCTGATAGTAGATACCAGAAGTTCAGATTTATTCAAGAGTGGACATATCCAAGGAGCAATTAATATTCCAAATGGAGGGAAATTTGAAACATGGTTAGGCTCTATTATAAGTCCAGACGAAACCTTTTATCTTATAGCAAGCGATGATAATATACTGGAAGAAGTTCTTCTTAAAACAGCTAAAATAGGATACGAATCAAAAATAGCCGGAGCTATAGTCTTGCAAAAACCATCAGGTATCCAATCAAAAAAAATAGAAGCTAAAGATGTGATCAAAGCAGATGATAAATACACCATTATAGATGTAAGAGATTCAAACGAGGTCGCTTCAGAAAAGTACTTTTTAAATTCAATAAACATTCCCCTAAACAAGCTTAGGGAAAACGTTCATTCCATACCTTCCGGAAAGCCAATTGCAGTGCACTGCGCAGGAGGATACCGATCAGCTATTGGTAGCAGTATACTTGAAAGTACACAAATTGAAAAAGTATATGATATTAGCGAAAGTATAAAATCACTTGAAGCACTACCAAAAATAGATAACCTGAAAAAGTAGATTAAGAGCGGGTATTTATCCCACTCTTTGGCCTACATAGATTTAAACTCAAAAGGGATTTCAACAAGCTCAGAAAACTCTTGTCCTGCCTCTTTCATATCTTCATCATCAGAAAAGTGATACCAGATGATTTTTGCTCCCTGGATTTTTTCAAATTTCGTTAAAATGTCCAATATTAATTTAGAAGACGCAGTATTAAAATATTCCAGTTTAACCTGAAGGTTAGTAGCTGGATTAGATTGCTCCTTATATGCTTCGATCCAGCTTAACACTGGCTTAAAAAAACCGGCAGCATCTTCCGGGAGTGAGCGTCCGGAAATTTCAAATACTCCTTTAGATTTGTCCAATGTGACAGAAGGAGTATCTTCAGTTCCGTTTATATTCAAAGTATCCATAATTATAGAAAGATTATCAAATAGGTTTAAGTAGGAAAAGGATTTACTCGCTGATTCTCGCAATTTTTGATTTGAAAGAAAAGAAAGAATAATCAGCATCAACAGTCTCAAAATTATACTCAAGTTTCTGTCCTGATTTTCTCGCGATATCAACAAATCCTAATCCTGCACCACCTTTATCTGACATTTCATTATTCTGAATTAATTCTTTGTAGAAATTCTTCAAACCATCTTTATCCAGGCTATTAATCTTCTCAAGCTTTTCTGACAATCCTTTGATATCTTTATTAGCAATCATATTACCTGAAGTAATGATATAACAGTCCTCTTCAGAACCAATCATAAAAATAGCTTTCTTTTCATTTGGCAAGGATAAGCTCTCCGAATGTTTACATATATTTTGAAGGCACTCAACCATCACATTGAATACTTTTCTTTTAATATTGCCTTCTTCACCTTTAGAATCAAGCTTCTTTTCGGCCATAGACAATACAGCTTTTGTTATTTCCTGGGTAAACTCCCCTTCGTATACAAGTATGATATTTTCTTCTACCATAGTTTTGTGAATATTATAAATGTAATTCATACGTAATTAATTGCGACTTTAATTTAAACTCTATAAAAATTATTAAAACTTAATACCAATTAATAGAACATCATCTGTCTGTTTATGCTCACCTTTC
Proteins encoded in this region:
- a CDS encoding MBL fold metallo-hydrolase, whose amino-acid sequence is MQIESFFDKGLAQLTYAIISEGEIALIDPARDPSPFFHLENKYNAKIKAVIETHPHADFISSHGEFSLHQVKIYASKLSEVNYEHVTFDDGDEIKIGAIKLRAINTPGHSPDSISVLLEDETENPYAIFTGDTLFIGDVGRPDLRENSKDSATLKEKLAGKLYHSLHDKILKLPDNIIIFPAHGPGSLCGKSMSDNLSDTLGNQRKENYALQSMSESQFIKLILANQPFIPKYFTYDVLINKLGAPRLSESIEKVKYIESINEIVTDALIVDTRSSDLFKSGHIQGAINIPNGGKFETWLGSIISPDETFYLIASDDNILEEVLLKTAKIGYESKIAGAIVLQKPSGIQSKKIEAKDVIKADDKYTIIDVRDSNEVASEKYFLNSINIPLNKLRENVHSIPSGKPIAVHCAGGYRSAIGSSILESTQIEKVYDISESIKSLEALPKIDNLKK
- a CDS encoding DUF1987 domain-containing protein; this encodes MDTLNINGTEDTPSVTLDKSKGVFEISGRSLPEDAAGFFKPVLSWIEAYKEQSNPATNLQVKLEYFNTASSKLILDILTKFEKIQGAKIIWYHFSDDEDMKEAGQEFSELVEIPFEFKSM
- a CDS encoding SiaB family protein kinase, with product MNYIYNIHKTMVEENIILVYEGEFTQEITKAVLSMAEKKLDSKGEEGNIKRKVFNVMVECLQNICKHSESLSLPNEKKAIFMIGSEEDCYIITSGNMIANKDIKGLSEKLEKINSLDKDGLKNFYKELIQNNEMSDKGGAGLGFVDIARKSGQKLEYNFETVDADYSFFSFKSKIARISE